One Paracidovorax avenae ATCC 19860 genomic region harbors:
- the dapF gene encoding diaminopimelate epimerase, whose translation MQIRFTKMQGAGNDFVVLDETQGRLGLTPAQYRYLADRHFGVGADQILTVRPSPADGIDFEYVIHNADGGEVEQCGNGARCFARYVRDKGLTDRDTIRVQTLAGVIAPRLTEDGRVTVDMGRPRFDPAEVPFDASGLESTVRGAGQTWPLDLGAGAGAGAQEGDVVDVAVVSMGNPHAVQLVEDVDTAPVARTGPLIERHVRFPQRVNAGYLQIEDRSRVRLRVYERGAGETLACGTGACAAVAAGIRLGLLDTRVDVRTRGGLLTIAWSGDPSESVFMTGPATTVFEGQIDIPDAP comes from the coding sequence ATGCAGATCCGCTTCACCAAAATGCAGGGTGCCGGCAACGATTTCGTCGTGCTCGACGAAACGCAGGGGCGCCTGGGCCTCACGCCCGCGCAGTACCGCTACCTCGCCGACCGCCACTTCGGGGTCGGCGCCGACCAGATCCTCACCGTGCGTCCTTCGCCGGCCGACGGCATCGACTTCGAATACGTCATCCACAACGCCGACGGCGGCGAGGTCGAGCAGTGCGGCAACGGCGCGCGCTGCTTCGCCCGCTACGTGCGCGACAAGGGCCTCACCGACCGGGACACCATCCGCGTGCAGACCCTGGCCGGCGTGATCGCGCCACGCCTCACCGAGGACGGCCGCGTCACCGTGGACATGGGCCGCCCGCGTTTCGACCCCGCCGAGGTGCCTTTCGATGCCTCCGGCCTTGAGTCCACAGTCCGCGGAGCGGGGCAGACATGGCCCCTGGACCTCGGCGCTGGCGCTGGCGCCGGTGCGCAGGAGGGCGATGTGGTCGACGTGGCGGTGGTCTCCATGGGCAACCCGCATGCCGTGCAACTGGTCGAGGACGTGGACACGGCGCCGGTGGCGCGCACCGGTCCGCTCATCGAGCGCCACGTGCGCTTTCCGCAGCGCGTGAACGCGGGCTACCTGCAGATCGAGGACCGGTCCCGCGTGCGCCTGCGCGTGTATGAACGCGGCGCCGGCGAAACCCTGGCCTGCGGCACGGGCGCCTGCGCCGCCGTGGCTGCGGGCATCCGCCTGGGCCTGCTGGACACGCGCGTCGATGTGCGCACGCGCGGCGGCCTGCTCACCATCGCCTGGAGCGGCGACCCGTCCGAGTCCGTCTTCATGACCGGCCCGGCGACCACCGTCTTCGAAGGCCAGATCGACATTCCCGACGCACCATGA
- a CDS encoding DUF484 family protein — protein sequence MTHPHSPAQAVPPITEEDIAEFLANTPGFFERHAELLTGVVLTSPHGQRAVSLQERQAEMLREKIKGLEQRIMEMVRHSHENTAIAQKIHQWTRELAQAGDPALLPGLVEQGIRRLFDVPQAALRLWDVAGPYAGAAFAQGASADARSFATSLTQPFCGPNLGFEPAGWLPEPASVQSIALLPLRQGALDGDAPAFGLLVLGSPDPQRFGADMGTDFLVRMAELASSALSRLR from the coding sequence ATGACCCATCCGCATTCCCCCGCCCAGGCCGTGCCTCCCATCACGGAAGAAGACATCGCCGAATTCCTCGCCAACACCCCGGGCTTCTTCGAGCGCCACGCCGAGCTGCTGACCGGCGTGGTCCTCACCAGCCCCCACGGGCAGCGCGCGGTCAGCCTGCAGGAGCGCCAGGCCGAGATGCTGCGCGAGAAGATCAAGGGCCTGGAGCAGCGCATCATGGAAATGGTGCGCCACAGCCACGAGAACACCGCCATCGCGCAGAAGATCCACCAGTGGACGCGTGAACTGGCGCAGGCCGGAGACCCGGCGCTGCTGCCGGGCCTGGTGGAGCAGGGCATCCGCCGGCTGTTCGACGTGCCGCAGGCGGCGCTGCGCCTCTGGGACGTGGCCGGCCCGTACGCGGGGGCCGCCTTCGCGCAGGGCGCGAGCGCCGATGCGCGCTCGTTCGCCACCTCGCTCACGCAGCCGTTCTGCGGCCCCAACCTCGGCTTCGAGCCCGCGGGCTGGCTGCCCGAGCCGGCCTCGGTGCAGTCGATCGCCCTGTTGCCGCTGCGCCAGGGGGCGCTCGATGGCGACGCGCCGGCTTTCGGCCTGCTGGTGCTGGGCTCGCCCGATCCGCAGCGCTTCGGCGCCGACATGGGCACCGACTTCCTCGTGCGCATGGCCGAACTGGCCAGCTCGGCGCTCTCGCGCCTGCGCTGA
- a CDS encoding tyrosine recombinase XerC, translating into MADAVQPVAPTDPDVLRYLEHVRVEKRLAQRTVTLYTLDLAKLAASARDAGVPLLQLQTAHIRRFVAQMHAGGRGGRGIALILSGWRGFFTWAARQGLVPHNPVQGVRAPRAPKPLPKALGVDDAVRLAEFEGSSGSDPWLEARDAAMVELLYGCGLRVGELAGLDAVPGPDTQRQGRGWIDLQAAEAHVFGKGSKRRSVPVGSAALAALRAWLEVRLQPFGAASGRADAALFLGRRGARLTGQSIWSRLRQRSQLAGLSTPVHPHMLRHSFASHLLQSSGDLRAVQELLGHANITTTQVYTRLDFQHLAKVYDASHPRARRKPGG; encoded by the coding sequence ATGGCGGACGCCGTGCAGCCGGTCGCGCCCACCGATCCGGACGTGCTGCGCTACCTGGAGCACGTGCGCGTGGAAAAGCGCCTGGCGCAGCGCACCGTCACGCTCTACACGCTCGACCTGGCCAAGCTGGCCGCCAGCGCGCGCGATGCGGGCGTGCCGCTGCTGCAACTGCAGACCGCGCACATCCGCCGTTTCGTCGCGCAGATGCATGCGGGCGGGCGCGGCGGGCGGGGCATCGCGCTGATCCTGTCGGGCTGGCGCGGCTTTTTCACCTGGGCGGCGCGGCAGGGCCTCGTGCCCCACAACCCCGTGCAGGGTGTGCGCGCCCCGCGCGCGCCAAAGCCGCTGCCCAAGGCGCTGGGCGTGGACGACGCGGTGCGGCTGGCGGAGTTCGAGGGCTCGTCGGGCAGCGACCCGTGGCTGGAGGCCCGCGATGCGGCGATGGTCGAACTGCTCTACGGCTGCGGCCTGCGCGTGGGGGAACTGGCCGGCCTGGACGCCGTGCCGGGGCCGGACACGCAGCGCCAGGGCCGGGGCTGGATCGATCTGCAGGCGGCCGAGGCGCATGTCTTCGGCAAAGGCTCGAAACGGCGCAGCGTGCCGGTCGGATCGGCCGCGCTGGCGGCCTTGCGCGCCTGGCTGGAGGTGCGGCTGCAGCCCTTCGGCGCGGCGTCCGGCCGGGCGGATGCCGCGCTCTTCCTGGGCCGGCGCGGCGCGCGGCTCACGGGGCAGTCCATCTGGTCGCGCCTGCGGCAGCGCAGCCAGCTCGCCGGGCTGTCCACGCCCGTGCATCCGCACATGCTGCGGCACTCCTTCGCCAGCCACCTGCTGCAGTCCAGCGGCGACCTGCGGGCGGTGCAGGAGCTGCTGGGCCACGCCAACATCACCACCACGCAGGTCTATACGCGCCTGGATTTCCAGCACCTCGCCAAGGTGTACGACGCCTCCCATCCGCGGGCGCGCCGCAAGCCCGGCGGCTGA